The following coding sequences lie in one Sorghum bicolor cultivar BTx623 chromosome 6, Sorghum_bicolor_NCBIv3, whole genome shotgun sequence genomic window:
- the LOC8060205 gene encoding la protein 1, which yields MAAAAAATPLDDAKAKNVIRQVEFYFSDSNLPRDGFLRRTVEESENGLVSLALICSFSRMRSHLGLEGDVKPDTVPEETVLAVADVLRRSTALRVSEDGKKVGRSKELLKPDEVIDQVDSRTVAASPLPYNVKLEEVESFFAQCGKVNSVRLPRHVSDKRHFCGTALVEFSDEDEAKGVFEKKLVFAGADLQIRPKKEFDTEREAKKEAYEKSHPNKSGHGEGYPKGLILAFKLKKIAVDSETEKNGGGKVDDTDLTKNEGASDATEKSSVENEEKIPENKGNVSEEQSDAVEELKGVSAGETSQSVDKDDKSPSDNAQDKISREDLKEEFTKFGTVRYVDFSIGEDSGFIRFEDSTAADKARAFAAIADEGGLTMKGHIVTLEPVSGQAEKDYWSAIRGGQEKYKDSRNNRGRDWRNNRGGKPFGGGKRGRHFDSRDRASNKAQKV from the exons atggcagccgccgccgccgccaccccgcTTGACGACGCCAAGGCCAAGAATGTTATCCGCCAG GTGGAGTTCTATTTTAGCGACAGCAACCTCCCCCGCGACGGGTTCCTACGTAGGACCGTCGAGGAAAGCGAGAATGGGT TGGTGAGCTTGGCTCTCATTTGTTCCTTCTCGCGGATGAGGTCACACCTAGGTCTCGAAGGGGATGTGAAACCGGATACTGtgccagaggagaccgtacttGCAGTTGCTGACGTCTTGCGCCGTTCCACAGCCCTCCGTGTATCAGAGGATG GGAAGAAAGTTGGTAGGTCTAAGGAGTTGTTGAAGCCAGATGAGGTTATAGATCAAGTGGACTCTAGGACAGTTGCTGCATCACCGCTTCCTTACAATGTAAAACTGGAGGAAGTTGAATCTTTTTTTGCTCAATGTGGCAAG GTAAATAGTGTGAGGCTGCCTCGACATGTTTCTGACAAAAGACATTTCTGTGGTACTGCTTTAGTTGAATTTTCAGACGAAGATGAAGCAAAAGGTGTTTTCGAGAAAAAACTCGTATTTGCTGGGGCCGACCTGCAAATAAGACCAAA GAAGGAATTTGATACTGAAAGAGAGGCAAAGAAAGAAGCATATGAAAAGTCACATCCTAATAAGAGCGGTCATGGTGAAGG CTATCCAAAAGGTCTGATTCTggccttcaagctgaagaaaaTTGCAGTTGATAGTGAGACAGAAAAAAATGGTGGGGGCAAAGTAGATGACACTGACCTTACTAAGAATGAAGGAGCTTCCGATGCTACAGAGAAATCTAGCGTAGAGAATGAAGAGAAGATCCCTGAGAATAAAGGCAATGTGAGTGAGGAGCAGTCAGATGCTGTTGAGGAATTGAAAGGGGTATCTGCTGGGGAAACTTCACAATCTGTTGACAAGGATGATAAAAGCCCTTCAGACAATGCTCAAGATAAAATCTCGAGGGAGGACTTAAAAGAAGAATTCACTAAATTTGGCACAGTGCGG TATGTGGACTTTAGCATTGGGGAAGATTCTGGATTCATTCGGTTCGAGGATTCCACAGCAGCTGACAAGGCCCGTGCATTTGCAGCCATTGCAGATGAAGGTGGTTTGACTATGAAAGGCCACATAGTCACTTTGGAACCTGTGTCTG GTCAAGCCGAAAAGGATTATTGGAGTGCAATTCGAGGTGGTCaggagaaatataaagatagcCGAAACAACAGAGGACG